One Nicotiana tomentosiformis chromosome 4, ASM39032v3, whole genome shotgun sequence genomic window carries:
- the LOC138909551 gene encoding uncharacterized protein — MVDFNVIMGMDWFASCYANVDYRTKVVRFHFPGEPVIEWKRNIATPKGRFISYIKERKMISKGYIYNLVHVRDAETKSPTLQSVPVVNEFPDVFPDELLGLPPEREIEFTIDVLPDTQLISIPSYKISRVELRELKAQLKDLLDKGFIRPSTSP; from the coding sequence atggttgatttcaatgtgataatgggaatggattggttcgCATCATGTTATGCAAACGTTGATTATCGTACGAAGGTGGTTAGGTTTCATTTTCCCGGTGAACCCGTCATTGAATGGAAGAGAAACATTGCtacgccaaaaggtaggtttatttcttatatTAAGGAAAGGAAGATGATCTCGAAAGGTTACATTTATAATCTCGTTCATGTTAGAGATGCAGAGACAAAGTCGCCTACTCTACAATCAGttcccgtggtcaatgaatttccagatgttttcccagatgaactcctaggccttcctcctgaaagggaaattgagtttaCAATTGATGTGTTGCCTGACACTCAGCTGATCTCTATCCCTTCGTACAAGATATCTCGggtagagttgcgagagttgaaggcgcagttgaaggacttgctggataaaggcttcattaggcctagcacttcaccttag